From a single Nicotiana tabacum cultivar K326 chromosome 8, ASM71507v2, whole genome shotgun sequence genomic region:
- the LOC107825368 gene encoding putative inactive patatin-like protein 9: MELDKVTMEIFSKLEQKWLYQYEGKKTRILSIDGGGTNGIVCGASLIHLEDQIRVKAGDPQARISDFFDIIAGTGIGAIFAAMLVADGGNGRPLFTAKDAVKFVTVNQSRLFKVKNVGVFARKRRFSGKSMDKVLKEAFRREDGKVLTLRDTCKPILVPCFDLKSSAPFVFSRADATESQSFDFELWKVCRGTSANPSMFKPFQLNSVDEKTSCFAVDGGLVMNNPAAAAVTHVLHNKRDFPSVISVDDLLVLSLGNGPLSPPSNLKLRNDGYCSPSSVVGIVVDGVSETVDQILGNAFCWNPNDYVRIQANGYTSGGVGPREEEVLEARGVESLPFGGKRLLTETNGQRIGSFVQRLVASGSSSLPPSPCKETAVNPLTNGR; encoded by the exons ATGGAGCTTGATAAGGTGACGATGGAGATTTTCTCCAAGCTAGAGCAGAAATGGTTGTACCAATATGAAGGCAAGAAAACGCGTATTCTCAGCATTGACGGTGGTGGAACTAACGGCATCGTTTGTGGTGCCTCTTTGATTCATCTCGAAGATCAGATCCGTGTGAAAGCGGGTGATCCTCAAGCTCGAATTTCGGACTTCTTCGACATTATCGCCGGTACAGGTATAGGTGCTATTTTCGCTGCAATGCTTGTCGCTGACGGTGGTAATGGCCGTCCGTTATTCACGGCGAAGGATGCTGTTAAATTCGTAACGGTAAACCAGTCGCGGCTGTTTAAGGTGAAGAACGTCGGCGTTTTCGCCCGGAAAAGGAGGTTTTCAGGTAAGAGTATGGATAAAGTGTTGAAGGAAGCTTTCAGAAGAGAGGATGGGAAAGTGTTGACGTTAAGGGACACGTGTAAGCCTATACTTGTTCCTTGCTTCGACCTCAAAAGCTCAGCTCCATTCGTTTTCTCCCGAGCTGATGCGACGGAGTCTCAGAGCTTCGATTTCGAGCTCTGGAAAGTTTGCCGTGGCACATCAGCTAATCCGTCAATGTTTAAACCGTTTCAGTTAAATTCCGTCGACGAGAAAACCTCTTGCTTCGCCGTAGACGGCGGTCTTGTCATGAACAATCCCGCCGCCGCGGCCGTCACTCATGTTTTGCACAATAAACGAGATTTTCCTTCCGTGATAAGCGTTGATGACCTTTTGGTTCTCTCTCTAGGTAACGGTCCGTTAAGTCCTCCGTCAAACTTGAAACTCCGTAATGACGGTTATTGCTCTCCGTCCTCTGTCGTCGGTATCGTCGTCGACGGCGTATCTGAAACTGTTGACCAAATTCTCGGCAATGCCTTCTGCTGGAATCCTAATGACTACGTGAGAATTCAG GCTAACGGCTACACAAGTGGAGGAGTGGGACCGAGAGAGGAGGAGGTGTTGGAGGCAAGAGGAGTTGAGTCGTTGCCTTTTGGTGGTAAACGGTTATTGACGGAGACTAACGGACAAAGAATCGGAAGCTTCGTACAACGGCTTGTTGCGTCTGGGAGTAGTAGTTTGCCGCCAAGTCCTTGCAAAGAAACTGCCGTCAACCCCCTTACAAACGGACGTTAA